One genomic window of Eggerthella timonensis includes the following:
- a CDS encoding HIRAN domain-containing protein gives MYEPSRHMATYHIAGFQHWDGALALGELKPGAELRLAPEPDNPYDPEAMAIYFGQTKLGYVPASENGTVSVMCRYGHADAFELRVLQVDAEADPWHQVRVGLYVRDAR, from the coding sequence ATGTACGAACCGTCGCGCCATATGGCGACCTATCACATCGCGGGATTCCAACATTGGGACGGCGCGCTCGCCCTCGGCGAGCTCAAGCCGGGAGCGGAGCTGCGCCTCGCGCCCGAGCCCGACAACCCCTACGACCCCGAAGCGATGGCCATCTACTTCGGGCAGACGAAGCTCGGCTACGTCCCCGCCTCCGAGAACGGCACGGTGTCGGTCATGTGCCGCTACGGGCACGCCGATGCATTCGAGCTGCGCGTGTTGCAGGTCGACGCGGAAGCCGACCCTTGGCACCAGGTGCGCGTGGGGCTGTATGTGAGGGATGCGCGATGA
- a CDS encoding IS1595 family transposase: MSIIGQVKDMTLAEKRDLADALREAIAEDLALAGRGEPDRCPRCGCPSFVRKGRDAGGSQRWLCRGCGRTFGAKTLGLLGRSKLPPAAWMEFAACAADALPLRETARRCGTSLYTAWFMRMRACEVMGRRLLPLRGDSFEVDGTYLHESMPGNHSRSRWFDLGRRPHRTGHDAGSAGLAKGVCVLCGVSELGDCFCELAEAEDSADIGIVLGAKLPAGCSVATDGWRSYNRAALGGRPHEVRGGRGLAAVNSLHSRLKAFVGRFNGVSNRRLQRYLDWFCYREQFRSCAGDRRELLYSHEVSGRYVCTRELVHLEPRPFFSCINRWAVGERYGYMSMVV; this comes from the coding sequence ATGAGCATTATAGGCCAAGTGAAGGACATGACCCTCGCCGAGAAGCGGGATCTCGCCGACGCGCTCAGGGAGGCCATTGCCGAGGACCTCGCGCTGGCGGGGCGGGGCGAGCCCGACCGCTGCCCGAGGTGCGGCTGCCCCTCCTTCGTGCGGAAGGGCCGCGACGCGGGCGGCTCCCAGCGCTGGCTGTGCCGGGGCTGCGGGCGCACGTTCGGGGCGAAGACGCTCGGCCTGCTGGGCCGGTCCAAGCTGCCGCCCGCCGCTTGGATGGAGTTCGCGGCCTGCGCGGCCGACGCGCTGCCCCTGCGGGAGACGGCCCGCCGCTGCGGGACGAGCCTGTACACCGCCTGGTTCATGAGGATGCGGGCCTGCGAGGTCATGGGGCGCAGGCTCCTGCCCCTGCGTGGCGATTCCTTCGAGGTGGACGGCACCTACCTCCACGAGTCCATGCCGGGCAACCACTCGCGGAGCCGGTGGTTCGATCTGGGCCGCCGGCCCCACCGCACCGGGCACGACGCGGGGTCGGCGGGGCTGGCGAAAGGAGTCTGCGTGCTGTGCGGGGTAAGCGAGCTCGGGGACTGCTTCTGCGAGCTGGCGGAGGCCGAGGATTCCGCCGACATCGGGATCGTCTTGGGGGCGAAGCTGCCGGCGGGGTGCTCGGTGGCGACCGACGGGTGGAGGTCCTACAACCGCGCGGCGCTCGGGGGAAGGCCCCACGAGGTGCGCGGCGGCAGGGGCCTCGCGGCGGTCAACTCGCTCCACTCGCGCCTCAAGGCGTTCGTCGGGAGGTTCAACGGAGTGTCGAACCGCCGCCTGCAGCGCTACTTGGACTGGTTCTGCTACCGGGAGCAGTTCCGGAGCTGCGCCGGGGACCGCAGGGAGCTCCTGTACTCCCACGAGGTCTCGGGGCGCTACGTCTGCACGAGGGAGCTGGTGCACCTCGAGCCGCGTCCGTTCTTCAGCTGCATCAACAGGTGGGCCGTCGGCGAGAGGTACGGGTATATGTCAATGGTGGTTTAA
- a CDS encoding patatin-like phospholipase family protein: MLTSTVHDVALVFEGGGMRNSYSAGAISVMLEHGLFFDDVYGLSAGATNVIDYLSRDARRNEASFTTCLDGLSFRWRVMPFVDTDGVSAALHGDARARSGCALPFDFDSFQANPARATMQAIDRDTGETVYFTRDDFPTEAALMERVRASTSYPIALPPTVIDGRALYDGGIGRGGGIMVPRAMDDGLQKFFVVCTRPRGFRRPARSKRFYDAFFWRRPHMREALDTWNRRYDDELDRLDRLEAEGRAYVFYANDQGVRNTERDVEKLARNYERGRMQALSEFDKWERFLSGQGV, encoded by the coding sequence ATGTTGACGAGCACCGTGCACGACGTGGCCCTCGTGTTCGAGGGCGGCGGGATGCGCAACTCGTACTCGGCCGGCGCGATCAGCGTCATGCTGGAGCACGGGCTGTTCTTCGACGACGTGTACGGGCTGTCCGCAGGCGCGACGAACGTGATCGACTACCTCTCGCGCGACGCGCGTCGCAACGAGGCCTCGTTCACCACCTGCCTCGACGGCCTGTCGTTTCGCTGGCGGGTGATGCCGTTCGTGGACACCGACGGCGTCAGCGCGGCGCTGCATGGGGACGCGCGGGCCCGCTCGGGCTGCGCGCTGCCGTTCGACTTCGACTCCTTCCAAGCGAACCCGGCGCGCGCGACCATGCAGGCCATCGACCGCGACACCGGCGAGACCGTGTACTTCACCCGCGACGATTTCCCCACAGAGGCTGCGCTCATGGAGCGCGTCCGCGCCTCGACGAGCTATCCCATCGCGCTGCCGCCCACCGTCATCGACGGGCGTGCGCTGTACGACGGCGGCATCGGCCGGGGCGGCGGCATCATGGTGCCGCGCGCGATGGACGACGGGCTGCAAAAGTTCTTCGTGGTGTGCACGCGCCCGCGCGGCTTTCGCCGGCCCGCGCGCTCGAAGCGTTTCTACGATGCGTTCTTCTGGCGACGCCCTCACATGCGGGAGGCGCTGGACACCTGGAACCGGCGCTACGACGACGAGCTCGACCGGCTCGATCGGCTCGAGGCCGAAGGCCGCGCCTACGTGTTCTACGCGAACGACCAGGGCGTGCGCAACACCGAGCGCGATGTGGAGAAGCTCGCGCGCAACTACGAGCGCGGCCGCATGCAGGCCTTGTCCGAATTCGACAAGTGGGAGAGGTTTCTCTCGGGGCAGGGGGTTTGA
- a CDS encoding response regulator transcription factor translates to MEEKRDRGALWAGTAAMAVGFFVWYTCSNWVSALTYDASFSYWWLNKSGAVVLVTVLACAVLWWVSVPARIARVLDWAFAGVYACSLAVLLGGTGMAKPFAEMCGLLLFAAAQTWMVVRWGSCYARSSTDEVTRALLLAIVLVAAAKCVTTFLPEAATMVLMLALPFLSMGMLAVRLHDAGDERRAEQWFTRASLPSFGRIVVAMAVFFFIWSILNMTLKHGTGHYSFGAAATPVYTLLSQVILFAFCAFTYWWVFERRRHLDITVVWRFTYVLMALALFMLSAFGMAQFIQAFTGAAVVVAKMFLWLGLANVAHHGPFRPLMVFCPGMLLYSLPDWLGRSAASFLGLESLNPAIASFMLVVTVVMVAFFLPSRSPDVQLLLSDLNDGGPRAIGDGDGIDERCRAVGERRGLSPREIEIMQYLCKGRSRPYIAETLYLSENTVRTHSRRIYGKLDVHNKQELLDLVRGE, encoded by the coding sequence ATGGAAGAGAAGCGGGATCGCGGAGCGTTGTGGGCGGGTACCGCCGCGATGGCGGTGGGATTCTTCGTGTGGTACACGTGCTCCAACTGGGTGAGCGCGCTGACGTACGACGCCTCGTTCTCGTACTGGTGGCTCAACAAGTCGGGTGCCGTGGTGCTGGTCACGGTGCTCGCGTGCGCCGTTTTGTGGTGGGTTTCCGTTCCTGCGCGCATTGCGCGGGTGCTCGACTGGGCGTTCGCCGGCGTGTACGCCTGCTCGCTCGCCGTGCTGCTTGGAGGGACGGGCATGGCGAAGCCGTTCGCCGAGATGTGCGGTCTTCTTCTGTTCGCGGCGGCGCAAACGTGGATGGTCGTGCGCTGGGGGTCGTGCTACGCGCGCTCGTCCACCGACGAGGTGACGCGCGCGCTGCTGCTGGCCATCGTGCTTGTTGCCGCCGCGAAATGCGTGACGACGTTCTTGCCTGAGGCGGCGACGATGGTGCTCATGCTGGCGTTGCCGTTCCTATCGATGGGGATGCTTGCGGTGCGCCTGCATGATGCGGGCGACGAACGCCGTGCCGAGCAGTGGTTCACGCGCGCGTCGCTTCCCTCGTTCGGCCGCATCGTGGTGGCGATGGCGGTGTTCTTCTTCATCTGGTCCATCCTCAACATGACCCTCAAGCACGGCACCGGCCACTACAGCTTCGGTGCGGCCGCCACGCCGGTGTACACGCTGCTGTCGCAGGTCATCCTCTTCGCGTTCTGCGCGTTCACGTACTGGTGGGTGTTCGAGCGCCGCCGTCATCTCGACATCACCGTGGTATGGCGCTTCACGTACGTGCTCATGGCGCTCGCGCTGTTCATGCTGTCGGCGTTCGGCATGGCGCAGTTCATCCAGGCGTTCACGGGCGCGGCCGTGGTGGTGGCGAAGATGTTTCTGTGGCTGGGGCTGGCGAACGTCGCGCATCACGGTCCGTTCAGGCCGCTCATGGTGTTCTGCCCGGGCATGTTGCTGTACTCGCTGCCCGACTGGCTGGGGCGCAGCGCCGCGTCGTTTCTGGGGTTGGAGTCGCTCAATCCCGCCATCGCCTCGTTCATGCTCGTGGTGACCGTGGTGATGGTGGCGTTCTTCCTGCCGTCGCGCTCGCCCGACGTGCAGCTGCTGCTGTCCGATCTGAACGACGGCGGGCCCCGGGCCATCGGGGACGGCGACGGCATCGACGAGCGCTGCCGCGCGGTGGGGGAGCGTCGCGGTCTTTCTCCGCGCGAGATCGAGATCATGCAGTACCTGTGCAAAGGTCGTTCTCGTCCCTACATCGCCGAGACGCTGTACTTATCGGAGAACACGGTGCGCACCCATTCGCGCCGAATCTACGGCAAGCTCGACGTGCACAACAAGCAGGAGCTGCTCGACCTCGTGCGCGGGGAGTGA
- a CDS encoding L-lactate dehydrogenase: MQRVVNDRKVAIVGCGFVGSATAFALMQSELFTEMVLIDVDRDRAEGEALDIAHGMPFAGPMNIYAGDYDDAADAAIIIVTAGANQQPGETRLDLVHKNVRIFKSIIPEIARRDYQGILLVVSNPVDILTHVALKLSGMPENRVIGSGTVLDTARFKYILGEHLGVDPRNVHARIIGEHGDSEIAVWSTANVSGIPVNDFCELRGHFDHDESMQRIAEDVKNSAYEIIAKKKATYYGIAMSVKRICEAIVRDEKPILPVSNFQHGVHDLHDVVLSMPAVVGKDGIEYQVPAPLSDDELARLQESAETMREVMAGLDLE, translated from the coding sequence ATGCAGCGCGTTGTCAATGATCGGAAAGTGGCCATCGTCGGATGCGGGTTCGTGGGCTCGGCCACGGCGTTCGCACTCATGCAGAGCGAGCTGTTCACCGAGATGGTGCTCATCGACGTCGATCGCGACCGCGCCGAGGGCGAGGCGCTCGACATCGCGCACGGCATGCCCTTCGCGGGCCCCATGAACATCTACGCGGGCGACTACGACGACGCGGCGGACGCGGCCATCATCATCGTCACGGCCGGCGCGAACCAGCAGCCCGGCGAGACGCGCCTCGACCTCGTGCACAAGAACGTGCGCATCTTCAAGTCCATCATCCCCGAGATAGCGCGCCGCGACTACCAGGGAATCCTGCTGGTGGTGTCGAACCCGGTGGACATCCTTACGCACGTGGCGCTGAAGCTCTCGGGCATGCCCGAGAACCGCGTCATCGGCTCAGGCACCGTGCTGGACACCGCACGCTTCAAGTACATCCTCGGCGAGCACCTCGGCGTGGACCCGCGCAACGTGCACGCGCGCATCATCGGCGAGCACGGCGACAGCGAGATCGCGGTTTGGAGCACGGCGAACGTGTCGGGCATCCCGGTGAACGACTTCTGCGAGCTGCGCGGCCATTTCGACCACGACGAGTCCATGCAGCGTATCGCCGAGGACGTGAAGAACAGCGCCTACGAGATCATCGCGAAGAAGAAGGCGACCTATTACGGCATCGCCATGTCGGTGAAGCGCATCTGCGAGGCCATCGTCCGCGACGAGAAGCCCATCCTGCCCGTGTCGAACTTCCAGCACGGCGTCCACGACCTGCACGACGTGGTGCTGTCGATGCCCGCCGTGGTGGGTAAGGACGGCATCGAGTACCAGGTGCCCGCGCCGCTGTCGGACGACGAGCTGGCAAGGCTGCAGGAGTCGGCGGAGACGATGCGGGAAGTGATGGCCGGGCTGGACTTAGAGTAG
- a CDS encoding TrmH family RNA methyltransferase, with protein MPIIHLDDLDDPRLAAYSGMTDAQLRDCPDSAHGLFIGESRKVIERALAAGVRMRSLFMEEKWLDQTMPLVDSLLDGDPAFPVLVATREQFHALTGYEVTRGALAAFERPALPSVPDLLANARRVAVLEDITNYTNIGAVFRSAAALGIDAVLVTPSCHDPLYRRAARVSMGTVFQVPWTRIGGERAWATEGVPLLRSLGFATAALALSDDALYLHDERLRSCERLALVLGTEGDGLAPATIATCDYTVKIPMDHEVDSLNVAAASAVAFWELRTKWR; from the coding sequence ATGCCGATCATCCATCTCGACGACCTCGACGACCCGCGGCTCGCGGCGTACTCGGGCATGACCGACGCGCAGCTGCGCGATTGCCCCGACAGCGCGCACGGCCTGTTCATCGGCGAGTCGCGCAAGGTCATCGAGCGCGCGCTGGCCGCCGGCGTGCGGATGCGCTCGCTGTTCATGGAGGAGAAGTGGCTCGACCAGACGATGCCGCTCGTCGATTCGCTGCTGGACGGCGACCCTGCCTTCCCGGTGCTCGTGGCCACGCGCGAGCAGTTCCATGCGCTGACCGGCTACGAGGTCACGCGCGGCGCGTTGGCCGCGTTCGAGCGGCCTGCGCTGCCAAGCGTGCCCGACCTCCTGGCGAACGCGCGCCGGGTGGCCGTGCTCGAGGACATTACGAACTACACGAACATCGGGGCCGTGTTCCGCTCGGCGGCGGCGCTCGGCATCGACGCGGTGCTGGTCACCCCGTCGTGCCACGACCCGCTGTACCGCCGCGCCGCGCGCGTGTCGATGGGGACGGTGTTCCAGGTGCCGTGGACGCGCATCGGAGGCGAGCGCGCCTGGGCGACCGAGGGCGTGCCGCTGCTGCGCTCGCTGGGCTTCGCCACCGCCGCGCTCGCGTTGTCCGATGACGCGCTCTATCTGCACGACGAGCGCCTGCGTTCCTGCGAGCGCCTGGCCCTCGTGCTGGGGACCGAAGGCGACGGACTGGCCCCTGCGACGATCGCCACCTGCGATTACACGGTGAAGATCCCCATGGACCACGAGGTGGACTCCCTCAACGTGGCCGCCGCCAGCGCCGTTGCGTTCTGGGAGCTGAGGACGAAGTGGCGGTAG
- a CDS encoding helix-turn-helix transcriptional regulator, translated as MSVNRQKLKLLYLMQMLEEQTDAERGLTMTQILENLEDLGISAERKSIYRDIEALREFGVDVRTYQRAPVEYAVEHRAFAFAELQLLVDAVQSSRFLTQRKSDALVEGVKQLASQRQRELLDKRVHVEGRIKMQNESVFGSVDRIQEAIARKRKISFTYFKYDAAKHKAPQHGGERYVETPVQLVYAEGYYYLVVFNEKHDGFANYRVDRMDRIEVTDEPALKNERIATFDARELESRAFGMYSGEPVAATLLVDEEVMGAVIDRFGKDVESMPTGEGRARVYATVMKSPVLFGWLAQFGARISIEKPASLAQEYRAYLADIVAAYE; from the coding sequence ATGTCCGTGAACCGTCAGAAGCTCAAGCTGCTGTACCTCATGCAGATGCTCGAGGAGCAGACCGATGCCGAACGTGGCCTCACGATGACGCAGATCCTCGAGAATCTGGAGGATCTGGGCATCTCGGCGGAGCGCAAGTCCATCTACCGCGACATCGAGGCGCTGCGCGAGTTCGGCGTGGACGTCCGCACCTACCAGCGCGCGCCGGTGGAGTACGCCGTGGAGCACCGCGCGTTCGCGTTCGCCGAGCTGCAGCTGCTCGTGGACGCGGTGCAGAGCTCGCGCTTCCTCACGCAGCGCAAAAGCGATGCGCTCGTGGAAGGCGTGAAGCAGCTTGCCTCGCAGCGGCAGCGGGAGTTGCTCGACAAGCGCGTGCACGTGGAAGGTCGCATCAAGATGCAGAACGAGTCGGTGTTCGGCAGCGTCGACCGCATCCAGGAGGCTATCGCGCGCAAGCGCAAGATATCGTTCACCTACTTCAAGTACGACGCGGCGAAGCACAAGGCTCCGCAACACGGCGGCGAGCGCTATGTCGAGACGCCCGTGCAGCTCGTGTACGCCGAGGGGTACTACTACCTGGTGGTGTTCAACGAGAAGCACGACGGCTTCGCGAACTACCGCGTGGACCGCATGGATCGCATCGAGGTGACGGATGAGCCGGCGCTCAAGAACGAGCGCATCGCCACCTTCGACGCGCGCGAGCTGGAGAGCCGCGCGTTCGGCATGTACAGCGGCGAGCCGGTGGCGGCCACGCTGCTGGTGGACGAGGAGGTCATGGGCGCGGTCATCGACCGGTTCGGCAAGGACGTGGAGTCGATGCCGACGGGGGAGGGCCGGGCGCGCGTGTACGCGACGGTGATGAAGAGCCCCGTGCTGTTCGGCTGGCTGGCCCAGTTCGGCGCGCGCATCAGCATCGAGAAGCCGGCGTCGCTCGCGCAGGAGTACCGCGCCTACCTCGCGGACATCGTCGCCGCGTACGAGTAG